The following nucleotide sequence is from Campylobacter coli 76339.
NNNNNNNNNNNNNNNNNNNNNNNNNNNNNNNNNNNNNNNNNNNNNNNNNNNNNNNNNNNNNNNNNNNNNNNNNNNNNNNNNNNNNNNNNNNNNNNNNNNNNNNNNNNNNNNNNNNNNNNNNNNNNNNNNNNNNNNNNNNNNNNNNNNNNNNNNNNNNNNNNNNNNNNNNNNNNNNNNNNNNNNNNNNNNNNNNNNNNNNNNNNNNNNNNNNNNNNNNNNNNNNNNNNNNNNNNNNNNNNNNNNNNNNNNNNNNNNNNNNNNNNNNNNNNNNNNNNNNNNNNNNNNNNNNNNNNNNNNNNNNNNNNNNNNNNNNNNNNNNNNNNNNNNNNNNNNNNNNNNNNNNNNNNNNNNNNNNNNNNNNNNNNNNNNNNNNNNNNNNNNNNNNNNNNNNNNNNNNNNNNNNNNNNNNNNNNNNNNNNNNNNNNNNNNNNNNNNNNNNNNNNNNNNNNNNNNNNNNNNNNNNNNNNNNNNNNNNNNNNNNNNNNNNNNNNNNNNNNNNNNNNNNNNNNNNNNNNNNNNNNNNNNNNNNNNNNNNNNNNNNNNNNNNNNNNNNNNNNNNNNNNNNNNNNNNNNNNNNNNNNNNNNNNNNNNNNNNNNNNNNNNNNNNNNNNNNNNNNNNNNNNNNNNNNNNNNNNNNNNNNNNNNNNNNNNNNNNNNNNNNNNNNNNNNNNNNNNNNNNNNNNNNNNNNNNNNNNNNNNNNNNNNNNNNNNNNNNNNNNNNNNNNNNNNNNNNNNNNNNNNNNNNNNNNNNNNNNNNNNNNNNNNNNNNNNNNNNNNNNNNNNNNNNNNNNNNNNNNNNNNNNNNNNNNNNNNNNNNNNNNNNNNNNNNNNNNNNNNNNNNNNNNNNNNNNNNNNNNNNNNNNNNNNNNNNNNNNNNNNNNNNNNNNNNNNNNNNNNNNNNNNNNNNNNNNNNNNNNNNNNNNNNNNNNNNNNNNNNNNNNNNNNNNNNNNNNNNNNNNNNNNNNNNNNNNNNNNNNNNNNNNNNNNNNNNNNNNNNNNNNNNNNNNNNNNNNNNNNNNNNNNNNNNNNNNNNNNNNNNNNNNNNNNNNNNNNNNNNNNNNNNNNNNNNNNNNNNNNNNNNNNNNNNNNNNNNNNNNNNNNNNNNNNNNNNNNNNNNNNNNNNNNNNNNNNNNNNNNNNNNNNNNNNNNNNNNNNNNNNNNNNNNNNNNNNNNNNNNNNNNNNNNNNNNNNNNNNNNNNNNNNNNNNNNNNNNNNNNNNNNNNNNNNNNNNNNNNNNNNNNNNNNNNNNNNNNNNNNNNNNNNNNNNNNNNNNNNNNNNNNNNNNNNNNNNNNNNNNNNNNNNNNNNNNNNNNNNNNNNNNNNNNNNNNNNNNNNNNNNNNNNNNNNNNNNNNNNNNNNNNNNNNNNNNNNNNNNNNNNNNNNNNNNNNNNNNNNNNNNNNNNNNNNNNNNNNNNNNNNNNNNNNNNNNNNNNNNNNNNNNNNNNNNNNNNNNNNNNNNNNNNNNNNNNNNNNNNNNNNNNNNNNNNNNNNNNNNNNNNNNNNNNNNNNNNNNNNNNNNNNNNNNNNNNNNNNNNNNNNNNNNNNNNNNNNNNNNNNNNNNNNNNNNNNNNNNNNNNNNNNNNNNNNNNNNNNNNNNNNNNNNNNNNNNNNNNNNNNNNNNNNNNNNNNNNNNNNNNNNNNNNNNNNNNNNNNNNNNNNNNNNNNNNNNNNNNNNNNNNNNNNNNNNNNNNNNNNNNNNNNNNNNNNNNNNNNNNNNNNNNNNNNNNNNNNNNNNNNNNNNNNNNNNNNNNNNNNNNNNNNNNNNNNNNNNNNNNNNNNNNNNNNNNNNNNNNNNNNNNNNNNNNNNNNNNNNNNNNNNNNNNNNNNNNNNNNNNNNNNNNNNNNNNNNNNNNNNNNNNNNNNNNNNNNNNNNNNNNNNNNNNNNNNNNNNNNNNNNNNNNNNNNNNNNNNNNNNNNNNNNNNNNNNNNNNNNNNNNNNNNNNNNNNNNNNNNNNNNNNNNNNNNNNNNNNNNNNNNNNNNNNNNNNNNNNNNNNNNNNNNNNNNNNNNNTAGTAGTTACTTCAACACTACCATTAGCATTATCAAGTTTATTTCTAAAGTCTAAAGACTTATATTCTTCAAAGATCTTATGAATAGCATTCATATCTGATCCTACTTTAGTTTGTAAAACATCTAAAAGTTTATTTAGAACATTTTTAAGTTCTATTAATTGTGGATTTCTAGGATTGGCTGTAATTCTTGCAGTAAGATTACCTCTTTCTACTACTCCTACAGTTTCAACACTTTCTTTTACTGCTTTAGCATCTTGTTCTAAACCTTGTTTAGTGGCAAGAATGTTTTCATTGATGGCTTTAGAGATTTGACCAAATTCATCATTGGTTTTTACATCAATAGTAGAAACATCTTTGGTTTTATGATTGATGAAATCGAAGAAGGAGTTAAGTCCTGCTTGGATAGAAGCAAGTGGGGATAGATAGCGTGATATAATGAAATAAAGTAAGATAATACTAAAAGTTATTATAATAATCACTGATATAACTTGAATAAAAGCTGCTTCTATGATAGGTTGATCGATAACGCTAGCACTCTCAGTAACACACACTGTATAAGTATATACTTTTGTACAAGTACCTAATCTTTCTTCCTTGCCTAAAGAGTAACTAAAGAACTTATAATTTCCATTTGCTTTATAAGCGTTTAAAACTGGAGAATGATCTACAGACGGATCAAGTAATTTAGGATTGGTAGCGGCAAATACTTTACCAAATCTATCAAATACAAAAGTATTTCCTGGAGTTCTTGCAATTTGATGTTGTAGATTTGTTAATATCATATCTAGACCTACAACCCCGATAAATTTACCATCTTTATAAAGAGCTTTAGAATAAGTAATAACAAATTCTTTGCTAACCGCATCAATGTAAGGTGGACTTACAACAACTGAATTTGCATTTACGGTATCTTTATACCAATCTCTTGTAGTTGCATTATAGCCATTTGCTTTGCCATTGATTCTTGCATTTACACCCTCTTTATCACTGATATCATCACTGATAATGTTTTCACCACTGCTTTGTCCAACATAGGTTGCAACAGCGTTGATGGTATGACGATAATCTTTTAGCATCATGCCCACATTTTGAATAAGATCTTCTTGTGAATTAAGAGATTCATAAGGCAAACTCAATATATCTTTTGCCAAATTCTCAACTATGGCTGAATTTTGAGCTTTATAATCATCGATTACATTTTCTGTAGCTTTAAGAAGATTAGTTTGCTCTCGAAGAGTTGCCTCATGTAATGAAGTTTCTGTAAAGTAAAAACTCACCACACCTAAAACGATTAAAGCAAATACCGCAATTAAATTTGCGATAAAAGAAAGCTTTACTTTTATACTATTCATAATAGTAAACTCCTTATTAATGTAAATTAAGCCAATATTAAGAGGCTATTTAAAAAGTTTAACAAAAGATAAATTAAAAATTACTTTTTTTTAACTAAAAATTAGCTTTATAATGTATTTTTTATTAAGACTGCATTAAAAAGTAATCATTGGGATTTATCTATCATTTTGGATTTAGTTTGTATATTCTATAATTTCATGCTGAAAGGAAAATAAAAAATGGCTTATACTATAAAAGAAGTTGAAAAAGAAACAAAAATAAGCTCGCATACGCTAAGATTTTGGGCTAAAAAGGGTTTATTTCCCTTTGTGCAAAAAGATGAAAATGGAGTCAAGTACTTTTCAAAAAGCGATATAGAATGGGCAAAATGGATAGAATGGTTTCGAATTTCAGGTATGCAAATCGAACAAATCAGGCATTACATAAAGCTTTGCTCTTTAGGTATAAAAACCGCTAAAGAAAGACAAGATATGTTAAAACAAGCAAAGAAAAAGCTACAAACTCAAATCAAAACTCTAAAAGAAAGCGAAAAAGTTTTAAGTAAAAAGATAAAAATTTATGAAGAAATGCTTGCAAATGAAGTTGATGGGTTTAATCCAGAAAGCAAGGATTATCAACCTTGCGATAAGTTTTGTAAAGAGTCATGAGGCTTGATTTATTTTTTAGAATTTAAACTTTTGCCTAATGCCCATTTTACAAGTAAGATAAGTACAGGAACTTCTACTAAAGGGCCTATAATGCTTGCAAAAGCTTGTTCTGAGTGAAGTCCAAAAGTAGCAATGCAAATGATTATAGCTAATTCAAAGTTATTTCCACTAGCACTAAAGCATAAAGAACAAGTTTTAGGATAAGAAAGATGATTTTTCTTAGAAATAAACCAAGTTAGAAAAAACATGATGATAAAATACAAAGTCAAAACAAAGGCTATTTTTAAAGCTTCTAAAGGTAGGTGAAATACTTCATTTGCTTTGTAAGAACACATAATGATGATAGTTACTAGCAGGGTGATAAGAGTTATAGGGCTGATTTTAGGCAAAAAGGTATTTTCATACCATTGTTTGCTTTTGTATTTTAAAAGTAGGGTTCTTGTTATAAAGCCCATTAAAAAAGGAATTCCTAAATAAATCAAAACATTTTTACTTAGAGCTGAAAAATCTATATCCAAACTTGTAGCTAAAGTGCTTTGACCTAGTAATTTTGGTAAAAAATCTAGATAAATATAAGCCAAAGTGGAAAAAAATAAAATTTGAAAAATGCTATTCATCGCTACTAAAGCACTGGTGTATTCTCTATCACCTTTTGCTAAATCACTCCATACCACTACCATTGCGATACATCTTGCCAAGCCGATGATGATAACTCCTTGCATATATAAAGGCTCGTCTTTTAAGAAAATAAAAGCTAAAATAAACATAAGCAAAGGGCCTATGAACCAATTTAAAATCATAGAAAGCAATATAACTTTTTTAGAATCAAATACCTTTGAAAGCTTCGCATAATCAACCTTAGCCAAAGGCGGATACATCATCAAAATAAGACATAAAGTCAATACCACATTTACAGACTTGTATTCAAATAAATTCCAAAATAAAGCGATATCAGGAAAAATGATACCCAAAATCAAGCCTAAAAAAATAGCTAAAAATATCCAAAGCGTGAGAAATCTATCGATAAAACCTAACATCTAAAGTCCTTAAGAGAATTTGTTTTTATGGCTTGCAAAAGAGCTGACAGTTTAGAATCTAAAATTTGAATTATTTTTTTAAACTCATCATCACAGCTTCCGCTAGGATCTTTTAATCCAAAATCAAAATAATACCTTGATTTTAAGCTAGGACAAGCCACGCCACAGCCCATGCTTACGACTATATCTAAATTTTGAGGTAAGGAATCGATGAGTTTAGAATAATGCTTTTTCATATCGATTTGATAAATTTCACCCATAAGTCTTATGGCCTGTGAATTTACACCCTTAGAAGTGTCGCTTCCTGCAGAAAATACTTCGATATCTATGCCCATTTTTTCAGCTTTATGCCTAGCTAGTGCTTCTGCCATTTGAGAACGGCAGCTATTGTGAATGCAAATAAATGCAAGTTTCATTTGTCATTCTCACAAGTATTGTTTTCTAAAACTACAATGTCAATATCTAGATTTTTAATATTTTCAAAAAGATCAGAATGCAGTTTTAAAAGCTCATCACTGATACCATAATACGCCCAAGTCCCCTTGCGTTTGACATATAAAAACCCTGCGTCTTTTAAAATTTTTAAATGTCTTGAAAGCCTTGATTGCCCCATATTTAAAAGCTTTTGCAAATCACACACGCAAAGTTCTTGATATTTTAAAAGATGGTACAAGATAAGCACTCTGCTTTCATCATTGATCGCTGAAATAATGGTTAAAAACTTTTGCATTAAAATCCTTTATATAAAAAACATTAATATTCCAAATAAAATAGCAATTAAAATAATCAAAAGGGCAAAAAGTATTAAAAAACTTGTTTTAAAATTCCTTTTAAGTAGAATTAATTCAGGTAAAGAACAACCCGATCCTGCAATTAAAAAACTCATCATGATTCCCAAAGGAATTCCTGTTTGGGTTAAAACCAAGGCCACAGGTATCATTGCTGTGCAATTCATATAAAGCAAAACACCTATAAAAGCAGCGATGAATACTCCTAAAATTCCATAATCTTTTAAATAAATTTCAAAAAAATTACTTGGAAAAACCCCATGTATTAATGCCCCAATAAAAGTTCCCGCAAGAGCATAGGGTAAAATTTTTTTATATTCTTTCAGGCTATCGATACAAATTTGTTTAAGATTTATATGAGTTTTGCTAGAACAACATTTTTTTGTGCTGCAACAACTGCTTTTTTCGTTAAACTCATTTTCTAAAAAATCATTATTTAAAAATTTGCTTGTGTCAAATTTTGACAATAAAAATGAAATAAATAAAATAATTGCATATAAAAATCCTATATAAATGAATGAAATTTTAATCCCAAAACTGACTATAAAAACTACAATTATAATAGGATTTATTAAGGGCGAAGTGATAAGATAGGCCATACAAACGCTAAGCGGTACTTTGGCTTTTAAAAAAGCATTTAAAAGTGGGATTGATGAGCAAGAACAAAATGGCGTTAGAGAACCAAAAAATATAGCTTTTAGGCGTGTTTGAAAATTATCTTGCTTTAAATGTTTTTCGAAAAAATTTGAATATTTTGCATTTAAAAAAGCAACTAAAATATTGATTCCTATAAAAAGTACAGAAAGCTCGACAAATAGATACAAAAACTCTTTAAAAGTGTTAAAAAATACTTGCATTGTTTTTCCTAAAAAATTTTCAGAGCAGTATAATATAAATTTATTAATATATCAAGATATATTTATATATTGATTTTATAAATTACCACTTGACTTAGAGCTACTCTCATCTTTTATAATTGCAAAAATTTTTATGATAAATTAGAAGAAAGGATATAAGTATGAAAAAGATTTTATTTGTAATAATGCTAAGTAGCATGCTTGCTTTTGCTGATTTATCAAACAAGGGAGATTTAATGCAAATAAAATTACTTTTTAATGGCAAGGAATTGCTTGTAAATTTAGAACAAAATGAGGCTTCAAGGCAGTTTTACAACGCCTTGCCCTTGGAGTTAGAATTTAGTGATTTTATAGGAAAAGAAAAAATCGCACATTTGCCCAAAGCATTAAATGCGAAAGGAAGTAGTGCTTATAAGCCACAAATTGGGGATTTGTTTTATTATGTGCCTTGGGGAAATATAGGCATTTTTTATGAGCTTCAAAATGCAAATGAAGATTTGGTATTTTTAGGAAAAATACAAGGAAATTTAGAGTTTTTAAAAATGCAAAAAGGCGATTTTAAAGTAAGGATAGAAAAGGGCGATTGATTTTTACAATCATCCGTAAATTTTGTCACTATTTTTGTTTATATTCTTATAATTTACAAGCTCTAAGCTAATAATTTTTTGTTTCTTTATAGTATAATTTTTTCCTAAATTTATGTATCAAATTAGTGGCACAAAGGAAGATAAAATGACTTATGACATAGCGGTTATTGGAAGTGGTAGTGTGGGGAGTTTTGCGGGGTATTATGCGGCTAAAATGGGCTTAAAAACCTGTCTTATCGATAAATTTCAAGCACCCCATACCCAAGGTTCTTATCATGGTGATACAAGGATTTTTCGTATAGCTTATGGCGAGGGTGAAAAGTATATACCGCTTTTACAAGAGGCATACACGCTTTGGGGAGAATTTGAAAAGGAGCAAAATATCAAGCTTTTTGAGCGTTGTGGGCTTTTAAATATCGGTTCAAATTCTACTTTTATGCAAAATGTTCTTTCAAGTGTGAAAAATTATGATCTTAAAGCAAAAATTCTAAATGCCAAAGAATTGCAAGAAAATTATAATATTTGCGTATCAGATGATTTTTTCGGCGTGTTAGAAACAGATACAGGCTTTGTGTATAGTGATTTGAGTGTAAAAAGTGCTATTAATGCTGCTTGCAAGCTTGGTGCGCATACTTTGTGTGATGAAATCGTGCGCATATGCAAAGAAAATGGAGTGTACAAAATACAAACGCAAAATTCTAGCATACAAGCAAAACAAATTCTAATCAGTGCAGGAAGTTATGTCAATGAAGTGTTGAGCGTGTGTGAATTTGACTTGCCAAAAGTGCCTGTGGGCATTAGACGCAAAGTGGTGAATTGGTTTGATACGGATTCTTATAAACTCTCACAAGGTTTTCCAGCGTTTATACTCGAATTTGAAGACGATTATTTTTATGGTTTTCCTGATTTTGCAGATGGATTAAAAGTAGGTAGAGATAAAGTAGGGGAGATCATTAGCACCCGCGAAGAACGCGTGGAATTTGGATCTTATGAGCAAGATACTCTTGATATAGGCAAGCATATCAAAGAATTTTTTCCTGATTTAAAAGATTTTAGCAAGGGTAGTGTGTGCACCTATCCTTTAAGTCCTGATGATGATTTTATCATCGATTTTTTAGATGAAAATCTCTTTTTTATGGGTGGGCTTAGTCATGGGTTTAAATTCGCTCCCGCACTCGGACTTTTAGGCGTGAAAGCATTGCAGACTCAAAAGCTAGATCCGAGTATAAAGCAGTATTTTAGCTTAAAGCGTTTTAAATAAAGCCGGATAACCCTTAGTATTTAAGGGTTATCTTTAGATAATATTTTGTATTTTTTGCAAAAGTTCGTTAGCTTTTTCTTGATTTGCCTTTAAAGTGCTTAGGATTTCTTCTACTTCACGCAAGGTTTTTTCTTCTTTGGAATTTGGATTTTTAGCACTTAGATCATAGTTTCTTTCTTCAAGCTCTTTTATGCTAACTAGATAAGAATGAGGAGTGATTTTTCTTTCTTTGTAGATTTTTAAAAATTCCTCAAAATGTGCGTATTCTAAAGGCTTGTTTTTAGTGAGTTTAAAAGGCGGTATAAGCTCATAATAATACACCTTATCATCTTCACCGCAAATACTTCTTTTTCCTTTTGAGAAAAAAAGCACATTAGTTTTTACCGCACTATAAGGCAAAAATACCCCGCTTGGCAAGCTTAAAACACATTCGAGATTGAAATTTTCTAGCAAGTCTTTTTTCACGCTTATAAAGGCATTTGAATTTTGGAAAAGCACGCCCTCAGGCACTATTATGGCACATCTTGCGTTGTTGTTTAAAGATTTTAAGATATGTTGTAAAAATAAAAGCTCAGTAGCGTTTGATTTTACGGGAAAGTTGTTTTGAATTTGTTCTTTTTCCTTGCCTCCAAAGGGTGGATTTGCCAAAATCACTTCATATTTTTCGCTTTGGGTTATGTCTGTGATTTTTTTATTTAGAGTGTTTGTTTTGATGATATTTGGAGATTTTACCTCGTGCAAAATCATATTCATCACGCCCATTGCGTAGCTTAGTGGGGTTTTTTCTTTGCCAAATAATGCATCATTTTGTAAAAATTCAAGCTCTTCTACGCTTAAATTTGCTTTTTTGCTTTTACTCCTGTCTTCATACAAGATATGTAAAAAACTTTCTACTAAAAACCCACAACTCCCACAAGCAGGATCATAAATCCTTTCTTTTGCTTTAGGATCTATCACTTCTACCATAGCTCTTATCAAAGGGCGTGGCGTGTAAAATTCTCCACTATTTCCCCCATCGCTTCCCATATCTTTTAAAAGCTTTTCATAAACTTCACCCAAAGCAAATACATCACTTTCTTTACTAAAGCTTAGCTCATCGACTAAATTTATAACCTCTCTTAAAGTGTGTCCATTGGCTATGCGATTGTCTATAAACTCGAAAATTCCGCCTATTTTATACTCTATGCTTTTGAAATTTTCATTATCTTTGAAGCTTTTTAGATATGCAAAAAGCTCGTTATTTACAAAGCTAAGCAAATCATCTCCGCTTAAAGCATTTTTTACATCAAGTTTGCCTTCATTTGTTTTTGGAGCTGCCCATATTCTCCAGCTGAATTTTTCTTCTAAAATGCTTTTATATGCTTTATCATTTAAGATAGCTTCTAGTTTTAATTCTTCTTCATAATCATCTAAAAATTTTAAAAACAATATCCAGCTGATTTGCTCACTATAGTGCATAGCACCGCTTATACCATCATCGCGTCTTAGTATGTCTGTTATTTTGTCGATTTTATTTTGCATTTTTTTCCTTTAAGTGATGATATAGTTAAAAAAAACAAAAATTTTTAACATATCTAGCCAATGTGTTAAAATTTCTAAAAATTTTTAACATTTATAAATTTCCTTTAAAAGCTTTATCTAGTAATGATTTTTTAAGCTCTTGCAAGTCTTTTATCTGTGCTTGATAGTTTTGCTTTAAATTTTTTACATGAGAAGAAAGCTCATCTAAATGCGAAGCGATTTGCTCTTGCTCTTTGAGTGGGGGTAGGGGGATTTGTAAATTTTTTATATAGGTTTGACTTATATTAGGTTGAGCTCCACCGAAAGAATCTTTGATGATTTTATCTCTTAGAAAAAATAGAAAATAAAAAAGAAATTTTTCCAAGAATTTAATATTTTTATCCTTATGTAAAAATGCACAAATTGCTTGATTTGTAGTGGAATCTAAATTTAGAATTCCTAGTTTTCCAGCTGTTGCTCCATACATAGCAATAAGTAGAGTCCCTTTTTGAAATATCTTAGCCGACGAGTTTTTAATAGCTTCTTCTGTAATATTTTCTTCTATAAAATCAATATATCCATCATTTAATTCCCCACTCTTTAGCCATTTGATATTTCCATTTTCCCAATATTCTTTTTTATTTCTTGATGGGGTTCCGCCACTGCTAGTATTTGCAATTTCTTCTAAGCTTTTCCATTCCCAACCTTGTGGGAGTTTGTAGTTTTCTTTGGCATTGTCTTTTAAGGGATTGAAAGCTTTTTGCAAGGCACTTTGCATTAACTCATCTAAATTTAGCAAATCCTGCTCTAAGATTTTTATACTCTCATCTATCTTTGAAAAACTCTCATCTAAAATTCCCACTATCCTTTCTTGCTCTTTGAGCGGCGGCAGTGGGATTTCAATTTGTTTGAGTTTATCTATATTTAAATTTTTTACAGTAGAACCAGAGGCTTGGTAGGATAAAAAGTTATACATAAAATTACTAGAAAATAAATAGTAAAAATATTCCTTATTTAGATTAATTTTTTCTTTTAACAATAGCCAACCATCGTGAATTGCACCTTTTTGTAATTTTACAATAACAGGTTTGCCAAAACTCATTGAATTTGAAACCAATAAATCTCCCTCAATGACTAATTTACTTTTTTTAAGTCCTTCTTGTATGATTTTTTCTTCTGTTTTATAGAGATATTTTTGATTTTTTATATCGCCGATTTTAATCCAATTTATACCATCTTCTTTATCTGTTAAAAATTCTTTAATAGGTCTAGGAGAGCCCCCTCTTTCAATATTAAAAATTTCTCCTAAGCTTTTCCATTCCCAACCCTGCAGTAAATTTATCATTTTATTTTGCAACCTAAATATTTTTATTTTTAATATCTTTAATAGAAATAATTTTGTAAATTTTTGGCACATTGTTTTCATAAATAACTTGTAAATCAACATTGTATAAATGTAAATGCGGATTGTGCTCTTCTAAAATTTGTTTTTTTAAATAATCACTAGAAAATTCAACATTTAATTCTTTATTATAAATATTTTTACATAATAATTTATTTCCACGCTTATCATCGGTTCTTGTTTGTGTAAATTCAACAAGTATATTTTGAAAATATTTATATGTTTGCAATTCTTCTTTAGTTTTTCTTTCTTTATTTTCAATATAACTATAAATTTTTTTTTGGACTTCTGCTGCTTCTTTACTTATAACACTAAAACATTCAGAATCACTATAACCATTTTGAATAATAACTGTAGAATTATTGCCTATGCTTATAATTGGTTGTATTATTTTACTGGTATTTTTTGCATCATCAATATTAATTTGATTAGTATTATTATCAAATTTATTATCCTTAAAAAAACTATAACAATTTTTTAAATTTTTAATAAAATCAATCGCTGAATTAAAATTTTCTATATAAGGTAAAGTTAATCCTAAACCCAAAACAACAATATCAAATTCATAACTACCTTTTCTAACTTCACTAATCTTTATAGAAGCCTCATTGCTAATAATACTTTTCCTATACATATTTTGTATAGCTATTAAACTTTCAGCTAACTCTTTTATATCGATAGGTTGCTCGGTATCTATTTTATAGGTTAATATATTATTCATATCGCTATCCATTTATTATTTCAATATCTTCTATATTGGTATATTTGGAAGAATCTTTATTATTTGTATAAACAACGCTTATATTTTTATCTTTTATAATTTTAAAAATATCAGGATATAAATACTCCGTCTTATCCCTATTTTTTTGCGACACATGCTTACCGCTATTAATCTTATTCCAATCTATCAAGTGTTTAACATATATCAAAT
It contains:
- a CDS encoding sarcosine oxidase, putative: MTYDIAVIGSGSVGSFAGYYAAKMGLKTCLIDKFQAPHTQGSYHGDTRIFRIAYGEGEKYIPLLQEAYTLWGEFEKEQNIKLFERCGLLNIGSNSTFMQNVLSSVKNYDLKAKILNAKELQENYNICVSDDFFGVLETDTGFVYSDLSVKSAINAACKLGAHTLCDEIVRICKENGVYKIQTQNSSIQAKQILISAGSYVNEVLSVCEFDLPKVPVGIRRKVVNWFDTDSYKLSQGFPAFILEFEDDYFYGFPDFADGLKVGRDKVGEIISTREERVEFGSYEQDTLDIGKHIKEFFPDLKDFSKGSVCTYPLSPDDDFIIDFLDENLFFMGGLSHGFKFAPALGLLGVKALQTQKLDPSIKQYFSLKRFK
- a CDS encoding Arsenate reductase → MAEALARHKAEKMGIDIEVFSAGSDTSKGVNSQAIRLMGEIYQIDMKKHYSKLIDSLPQNLDIVVSMGCGVACPSLKSRYYFDFGLKDPSGSCDDEFKKIIQILDSKLSALLQAIKTNSLKDFRC
- a CDS encoding conserved protein; the protein is MQVFFNTFKEFLYLFVELSVLFIGINILVAFLNAKYSNFFEKHLKQDNFQTRLKAIFFGSLTPFCSCSSIPLLNAFLKAKVPLSVCMAYLITSPLINPIIIVVFIVSFGIKISFIYIGFLYAIILFISFLLSKFDTSKFLNNDFLENEFNEKSSCCSTKKCCSSKTHINLKQICIDSLKEYKKILPYALAGTFIGALIHGVFPSNFFEIYLKDYGILGVFIAAFIGVLLYMNCTAMIPVALVLTQTGIPLGIMMSFLIAGSGCSLPELILLKRNFKTSFLILFALLIILIAILFGILMFFI
- a CDS encoding Methyl-accepting chemotaxis signal transduction protein; the encoded protein is MNSIKVKLSFIANLIAVFALIVLGVVSFYFTETSLHEATLREQTNLLKATENVIDDYKAQNSAIVENLAKDILSLPYESLNSQEDLIQNVGMMLKDYRHTINAVATYVGQSSGENIISDDISDKEGVNARINGKANGYNATTRDWYKDTVNANSVVVSPPYIDAVSKEFVITYSKALYKDGKFIGVVGLDMILTNLQHQIARTPGNTFVFDRFGKVFAATNPKLLDPSVDHSPVLNAYKANGNYKFFSYSLGKEERLGTCTKVYTYTVCVTESASVIDQPIIEAAFIQVISVIIIITFSIILLYFIISRYLSPLASIQAGLNSFFDFINHKTKDVSTIDVKTNDEFGQISKAINENILATKQGLEQDAKAVKESVETVGVVERGNLTARITANPRNPQLIELKNVLNKLLDVLQTKVGSDMNAIHKIFEEYKSLDFRNKLDNANGSVEVT
- a CDS encoding Arsenical-resistance protein ACR3, coding for MLGFIDRFLTLWIFLAIFLGLILGIIFPDIALFWNLFEYKSVNVVLTLCLILMMYPPLAKVDYAKLSKVFDSKKVILLSMILNWFIGPLLMFILAFIFLKDEPLYMQGVIIIGLARCIAMVVVWSDLAKGDREYTSALVAMNSIFQILFFSTLAYIYLDFLPKLLGQSTLATSLDIDFSALSKNVLIYLGIPFLMGFITRTLLLKYKSKQWYENTFLPKISPITLITLLVTIIIMCSYKANEVFHLPLEALKIAFVLTLYFIIMFFLTWFISKKNHLSYPKTCSLCFSASGNNFELAIIICIATFGLHSEQAFASIIGPLVEVPVLILLVKWALGKSLNSKK
- a CDS encoding Arsenical resistance operon repressor, with protein sequence MQKFLTIISAINDESRVLILYHLLKYQELCVCDLQKLLNMGQSRLSRHLKILKDAGFLYVKRKGTWAYYGISDELLKLHSDLFENIKNLDIDIVVLENNTCENDK
- a CDS encoding Putative transcriptional regulator, whose translation is MAYTIKEVEKETKISSHTLRFWAKKGLFPFVQKDENGVKYFSKSDIEWAKWIEWFRISGMQIEQIRHYIKLCSLGIKTAKERQDMLKQAKKKLQTQIKTLKESEKVLSKKIKIYEEMLANEVDGFNPESKDYQPCDKFCKES
- a CDS encoding Type I restriction-modification system, specificity subunit S; this translates as MINLLQGWEWKSLGEIFNIERGGSPRPIKEFLTDKEDGINWIKIGDIKNQKYLYKTEEKIIQEGLKKSKLVIEGDLLVSNSMSFGKPVIVKLQKGAIHDGWLLLKEKINLNKEYFYYLFSSNFMYNFLSYQASGSTVKNLNIDKLKQIEIPLPPLKEQERIVGILDESFSKIDESIKILEQDLLNLDELMQSALQKAFNPLKDNAKENYKLPQGWEWKSLEEIANTSSGGTPSRNKKEYWENGNIKWLKSGELNDGYIDFIEENITEEAIKNSSAKIFQKGTLLIAMYGATAGKLGILNLDSTTNQAICAFLHKDKNIKFLEKFLFYFLFFLRDKIIKDSFGGAQPNISQTYIKNLQIPLPPLKEQEQIASHLDELSSHVKNLKQNYQAQIKDLQELKKSLLDKAFKGNL
- a CDS encoding Type I restriction-modification system, DNA-methyltransferase subunit M, which codes for MQNKIDKITDILRRDDGISGAMHYSEQISWILFLKFLDDYEEELKLEAILNDKAYKSILEEKFSWRIWAAPKTNEGKLDVKNALSGDDLLSFVNNELFAYLKSFKDNENFKSIEYKIGGIFEFIDNRIANGHTLREVINLVDELSFSKESDVFALGEVYEKLLKDMGSDGGNSGEFYTPRPLIRAMVEVIDPKAKERIYDPACGSCGFLVESFLHILYEDRSKSKKANLSVEELEFLQNDALFGKEKTPLSYAMGVMNMILHEVKSPNIIKTNTLNKKITDITQSEKYEVILANPPFGGKEKEQIQNNFPVKSNATELLFLQHILKSLNNNARCAIIVPEGVLFQNSNAFISVKKDLLENFNLECVLSLPSGVFLPYSAVKTNVLFFSKGKRSICGEDDKVYYYELIPPFKLTKNKPLEYAHFEEFLKIYKERKITPHSYLVSIKELEERNYDLSAKNPNSKEEKTLREVEEILSTLKANQEKANELLQKIQNII